One Salvelinus sp. IW2-2015 unplaced genomic scaffold, ASM291031v2 Un_scaffold992, whole genome shotgun sequence genomic window, AGTTCCAGTGAAACACCTAATAAGGATCAAGATGAGCGTAATGCAGAACACTAACATTGCTTTAACAGTGTTCTGTCTAAAAACATCTTGTTTTGCCAACATAATCTTTACTGTAGCATCCCTACTGCTTGGCATTTATAGCGATTTAAAATaagacacgaacacacacatgctATCCATGGCCATCTTTTATTAAAAAACTAAATAGTACATAGAAATCCAGAAAACAATACATAGAGGGGAAAACATTAGATGAGATATTTTGTAACATCAGAAATCGTAGTAAGTCCATTCACTGCAAATGGTTGGTTGTGCAGCACTTACTAGACCACACTAACCAGTCTGATGAATTCAATCTGAAATAACGGTGCAGATACAAGGGACATGGTTGGATAAATTGACATCTTGTGGTGTATACAGCTGGTTTGAACTGGAAGACATACAGTAGGTCTTTCTCATATTAGGGTAAAGTGTATTAACACATTTCTGTGCATTGGAGTTCATGTCAAAAACACTACAATGTGCCAAATAATGATGCCCTATAAAACTCCCATACTAATGACTTGATGGACAACAGAACTTCCTgcataaaatattatttaaaaaaaaaagtcactcCAACAGTTTATATCCCTAGGTTGCCTTGACAATATAAAACAATAAAGGAAACAAGATTGCTCTAAAAAAAAACTGAGCAGGTATAATATTACAGCCATTAAATAAGAAAATCAGAACACAAAGATGAGAATGACGAAAGTGACAAAGTCTAGCCAACAGACAATACAGTTAAAAGCAATTGGACAGATTCCACAATGATAGCTCTGACACTGAAAACATAACAAAATAATTGTTAACTACATCAAGGCCATTATGCTCGAGAGCTTCCCAATCAGATTGGTCAGAATCAACCTTACTAGTGACAGTGACCGAACTGTTTGGTCAATAACATAGTCAACTCACTCCGGCCCCAGGCTGGTGGCCAATACACAAACCATTTAACCTTCCTACAGAGTTGATGGTACCTTCTTTCTACCCATTCGTTTCCCCTCTCGCATACGTAAGAACATCCTGCTTCATTCTATTCAAGACAGCTGTCTCTACATGGCTACAGAATGTACAATCACAAATGTGATACTGTGTATgcgactgactgtgtgtgtgtgtgtgtgtatatatatatatatatatttaaaaaaattgggcTTTGATTTCCCATTTAGGGTGATGCTCCAATCCATGAACCTTTTTTCTTGTTGAAAAATGAATGGCACTTTTACAGTGCTGGKCCATTAATATTGCACTGCACTGCTGAGTCTAAATAAAGCTGCTCTGTGTACTGCACGACTACTGTCAACATGCCAACTGGTGTGGTACTACAGTATATTGCGCTCGAGTACACTGGCAATGTACAGTCAATGAGGTAGATATAAATAGATACTACTCTGCACTGTACTGTGAGAAGCAAGTTATTTTGAATTGTACAGTAGTGGCTAGAGGGTGACTATCAAAGCTAGAATGCACTGAAGCCACAGTCGGTCTCCTTGCYTTGAACTATTGTATTGGGCTGtcaaaaatacatacattttaaatgcaTCATTGTGAAGCTTGGACGTACATGACATTTTAGCATTTAGCATCTAGAACTTGTGGAATGCCAGTGCATGTGCAGCCCGTCATCTACCTGTGACAATACAGCTCTGTAAAAAAGCTTTTGACATGACGAGCACAACCTCTTTGTGGATGAAGGTCCATTCATCGCGGGGCACAACTCAAAATAGCTGTTGGCTAATTAGCCaagcaaagagagagactgaATTGTATGTGGATGAGACccaatggcagccattttggccCTTTTTCCCTTTGGGGCCTATAAGCAGATTCTCTCTACGCTAAGCAGTGTTAGCAACATTACAGTGTTAGCATTATACCAGTGAGCATGTGAGAAACCAGTGTGCAGTGGTCCAGTGTATGGGCTGCATTATATACAATCTCCTTCTGTGAGGATATGGGGGTGTGTTAGGCGTGTGTGACAGTAAATATGAGACTGCCAGAATGTTAACAGTAGTCAATGTTCAGTGTGAAGATTCAAGGTCCCTTTTGGAATCTCTCCTGTACAGTGATATGTCCATGAGATTAGACTGTTGGCGTAGTTGACTATTAGATGCTGTGTGGAAATYGCTGACTAGTAATTTATCAGTGCTATGTCTATAGGGCTAGGTGACTGTTCTGGGATCTGTATGAGTGGGCTAATTTCTAATATGTGGTGGAGAATAACTCATCACTGACCACTGATCAGTACTCTGAGTGAGTAGATCACAAGTCAGCGTTAATGTGTGTGGGTCTAACTGATCTGAGATCTGTCTGAGGGGGAATTATCAGGAGGCCGCGATGGTGGTGCCCCCGCTGAGGCGGAGCAGGATCTGCTGACAGTCCTGTAGGGAGCGGCGGTCGCCCACACGCTCAAGCGTGCGCTTGGCCTCGGCCAGCAGGCGGGCGCGGTGCCCTGGTGGGGTCAGCAGGGGTAAGGGTAGGTGGCGGCACGCCAGCAGGATGGCATGAGCCCTTTCACGCTCACCCAGAACACAGTCACCCTCTGCTGCAGggcggaggaggagaagaggggaggaggaaaaaGTAAAGAGAGAAGGTCAGTACAGTTGGGTGGAAAGCACTAAATGTGTTAATTTGACATCAAAAACACATTTGATATCAACTTCAAATGGTATCATTCATGATAATAATTGAAGTGTGGGTGTCCTTACCCGTGGTGTATCCAGGATTGTTGGTCCTGCGTCGGAGGCTGTGCTCCAGTAGCTGGTGTGTGCGGGTGGGACTGGCACCAGCCATCAGCCTCACTGTGGTCTCATGCAGGAACACCTGGGAGTGGACAAGAGAGGGaacacacattattacaccacagATAGCCATGAATAATGCATGAATAATCCAGCAGGTCTGAAGCCCTAGTTACCTTGTGTTGTGCCTGTCTGTAGCATTGGCCCAGCCTTCGCAACGAACTCAGGTCCCGCTGGAATCCAGCCAATTGGGAGCTAGGGGCggggcctggctccccattgCTGCTGCTTCCTCTTTGCCATAGGCTGGTCCTGAGGGTCAGCAAGAGGTCACAGACCAGGAGCTCCACCCCCTTGTTATAGGAAAGACAACAGTAAGGCagacataattattatttttttttctaacTGTTGAACTACGTAATAAATGACTACACAATGAGTTATGGAAACTAATAGAGGCATATGGGACAGTACATGCACCGTAAGCAGTGTCTCGACCTGGATATGGTGTGTTGCAGGTGCCTGCAGATTTGGGAGGCCTCTGTACTGCACTGCAGACACATTGCAATGGGCTGCAGGATCATGCAATGCAACTACAATGCACCACAGCCACCCCCTACCACCCACACACTTCTACTATACCTAGCTAGTCAGCTTGTACCTGTGCTTTTGTGAGTCAAATGAGCACCCATGCAACGGTCACCGTGTGCAGTATATGTTtgttcatggtgtgtgtgtgtgtaatatgaccAATGAACACTGTCAATCAACCAAACTCCATTACAACCTGTACTGCATGTACATGTATATACACAAAGGTTAGAGTTGGTTCAACTAGAAATCACAGAGAGTGCATATATTCACTTGCATCCTAAACACCCGCATTTTGGGAGAGTACCTTGTTGAGCCAGTTGCCAGGCTGGGCGGACAGGGGAACAGAGATGCTGGTGCGCAGGTAGCTGCTGGCCCTTTCGCAGTGAGACAGACTGGCCACCGCCCCCTCTCCCTTCAGAGGAGACAGGCTCATCTGCACCGCCTtacacagcagcagcacagccttGGGCAACGGATGACTGCAGGACGACAGGGAAAACAACATAGGATTATGGCAATGCTTCTAATGTKATTTACATACACATCACTGGGACCATGCTCCCACACTTCCAAAACATCTACTGAAAACGGTGCATGAAGAAGGCCCAcaacatcatcaaggaccccacatactccagccacgagctgttcactcccttactgTCAGGCAGacggtatcagagcatgaggtctgataccaacaggctcagagaccaCCTGCCCTTATActccacaccttagcacacaactgatgttaccagactcttattaagattactaaatactgcacaatttaaacacttgccccctAATCCTCTCTTCCCCGAAACATGTATAAATATTGGTCACTAKATTTMaccttcctgtattatacttatgctaaaatgtttattctattctactgagccatttactttatattCCTATTCTTATKttttattatttcttattgttgttgttctattgtccagaaggaacctgcaagtaacaATTTCTTTGGACAGtgtacagtcctggccaaaagttttgagaatgacacaaatattaatttccacaaagtttgcagCTTCActatctttagatatttttgtcagatgttacattggaatactgaagtataattacaagcatttcataagtgtcaaaggcttttattgacKattacatgaagttgatgcagagtcaatatttgcagtgttgacccttctttttccaagacctctgcaatccgtcctggcatgctgtcaattaacttctgggccacatcctgactgatggcagcccattcttgcataatcaatgcttggagtttgtcagaatttgtggggttttgtttgtctagccaactcttgaggattgaccacWAGTTCTCAATGMgattaaggtctggggagtttcctggccatggacccaaaatatcgatgttttgttccccgagacacttagttatcactttttccttatggcaaggtgctccatcatgctggaaaagacattgttcgtcaccaaactgttcctggatggttgggagaagttgccctcggaggatgtgttggtaccattctttattcatggctgtgttcttaggcaaaattgtgagtgagcccactcccttggctgagaagcaaccccacacatgaatggtctcaggatgctttactgttggcatgacaccggactgatggtagcgctcaccttgtcttctccggacaagcttttttccagatgcctcAAATAATCGGAAacgggattcatcagagaaaattattttaccccagtcctcagcagtccaatccctgtaccttttgcagaatatcagtctgtccctgatgtttttcctggagaagtggcttctttgctgcccttcttgacaccaggccatcctccaaaagtcttcgcctcactgtgcgtgcagatgcactcacacctgcctgctgccattcctgagcaagctctgtactggtggtgccccgatcccgcagcMGAATCAACTTTWGGAGACGGTCCTGGCYcttgctggactttcttgggcgcRctgaagccttcttcacaacaattgaaccgctctccttgaagttcttgattattcgacaaatggttgatttaggtgcaatcttactggcagcaatatccttgcctgtgaagccctttttgtgcaaagcaatgacgacggcacatgtttccttgcaggtaaccatggttgacagaggaagaacaatgattccaagcaccaccctccttttgaagcttccagtctgttattcaaactcaatcagcatgacagagtgatctccagccttgtcctcgtcaacactcacacctgtgttaacgagagaatcactgacatgatatcagctggtccttttgtagcagggctgaaatgcagtggaaatgtttttgggggattcagttcatttgcatggcaaagagggactttgcaaagaattgcaattcatctgatcactctttataacattctggagtatatgcaaattgccatcatacaaactgaggcagcagactttgtgaaaattaagatttgtgtcattctcaacttttggccacggctGTATACCAGGTGTATCTcgtacatacaactaataaaacacacacacacacacaaagtatacTGACTCGAGGGTATGGAGAGCTCTGGGCATGCGCTCTGCCTCTGCCAGCAGTGACCTCACAGCGACATCATCTCCTTGCAGCCAATGGGCAGCAGCCTTTAGGACCAATGCCCACCAGCGACTCACTGGGTCTGCCACTAAGCAGAGAAGAGATTACATGACAACATTAGACTTCAACTGTGGCATCAAGAGGTCTAGCAACAAATGTTCACGTTATATTGAAAAGGTCAATTATGTTAATCATAAAGAGTTTATCTTTAGTGTTCAAGATACATAtaagaaaaaaatctatacacATTCACAGCATCAGATCATCTCGTAGGAAAGAAAGATGGGAGAAATCTGTAAAGAAATCTGTCCCACACAGAGCATGGTGTGGTTCACACCAACGTGTGCATTCCAGTACCTGGCATGGTGGTGTGATTAGGTGGGGCTGMgaagggaggagaggaggactccTCTGTGCAGCTGTTTAATAGCTGGAGAAACTCCAAGGCACTGGAGaactccctgagagagagagagagagagagagagagagagagagagagagaaaataaaacaaagtaaAGTAAACTATTTGCATAAGTAAACAGGAGAGTGACTGGCCACTGTGAGGACCCTGGCCTTACCCAGAGTCGTTCTTGGGCTTGTCTMCCTCCGTGTCAGTGTGGGGCTGGATGAGGGAGTGCACAGCTCTCTCCAGCAGCTTCTCACAAAAACAACGATGCAGCTGAGCGATGGGGTCAgctaaaggaagagagagaaagaaggagggaaagaaagataATTAAAAGGCCTAATTGTTGCATGAGGGCATTTCTGTATACACTATGAGCTCTTCCGTCAACTTTATTGTTCATACCTGGGTCTCTCTGGGAAGTGTACACGCCCTCTCTGCTCTCAGACTTCACAGACCAATCACAGCTGAGGAAGAACTGCCTGCCCAATGGGGTGAAGAGCCAGTGCAGACAGTCAGGGATGGGCTTGGAGTCTGATTGGCTGGCCACACCCTCAGCACAGCTCAACAGGTAACCCTGGGTTACAGACATGTAGGGAAAGATGACAGTGTGTGGATAGTATCAGAGATATCATTACCATAGCAGTAATGGAGGGATGTGGAGGATTAGtaatggaggatggagggatgccCTGAGACACTCACAGGCAGGCAGGAGAGGTGGTGGCCCAGGACAGTGCGCAAAGCTGTTGCCGCGGTGACATAGATCTGGGCCTGCTGGGCAGGGGCCATCTTGCTTTGGGCGCTCTCACTGAGGTTGACAGCActcatagacagagacagagcccaCAGGCCACTGCGCTGGGGAAGCTtccctacacagagagagagagtgaagttcCAGACAGAGGATGGGGTACTACTGTGTTATGTTATCGTGTTTACAATGACTAATGATACTGACCTAGGCTCAATGTTCTAGAATATTCAGTGTTGTCACCTGtgagctgcagctggctcagccTATGGTAGACCAGAGCTGCATCCCGGGAGCTGGTCTTGGACTCCTCCCCCTTGTGCTTCCCACCAACCTGGCGAACCAGCCAGCCCAGAGGGGTGGGGTGATGCAGACAGTAGCGAATTAGGTtccaggagagggagaagaggaggtccCAACTGGTGGTGGGCAGCGCTCTGGTCAAGACTGACAGGCAGGTTTTCAAACTGGCCATGGCTGCTGTATAGTCACCCTGTAGGAGTGGAGAGGTGGGAAAATCTATAAAAATACTTATGGAACTTGGCATTCATGTACCTATAGACAGAGAGATGGTTTTACCCAATCAGGGCACCAGTTTAAGAGATACTCATACACAAGTACAGAGAAAAACAATAAGGTAGGGGGAAATCCTTCAGACATAAAGGGATGTGAACTCACTCTGTTGAGATGTAGGTCTGCTTGTTTACGTTGCCTCCAGAAAGAGACAGATTTGGGCGAGTGGAGGGGGGTGACAGGCTCCCAGAGGTAGAGGACCCTAACACAGCCCCACACTGCCCCAACACCGCTCAACATCCACACCGTCAACCATGGCAACAGGCACCAAAGCCAGGTCGCtgtgggaaagagggaggagtcagtataacatttacatttacatttaagtcatttagcagacgctcttatccagagcgacttacaaattggtataAGATACATATACTCCAATACATCCTCAAAACAACTCCCAAACGGGAATTCTTACTGGGAACTACTACTGTTAAGAAAAATAATGACTGACTATAATAGCCTATCATGAATATATACATGCAAAAGGACTTGTATGGTCAGTGTAAGGGTAAACTAAGGGGCTGACCAAAGTTCTGGGTCTGGCTGGGTAATGAGAACAGCGTCCTGGAGGCTCCGTGTGCAGAGGTCAAGCCAGAGCTGCCCTGGGCCTCAGATCCCAGGAGAGAGGGCAGGGGGTTGAGGGAGAGGCAGAAGAAGGTGAGGGCgcagaggaggagacgagagcgATCCATCACTCCCACGGAAGATGGTGAGCCAGGCTCACTCTTCacctgagagaaggagagagagagagagaatagttcaACTACTATGTAAGTGTTCAACCTTTGCAACATTCAATTCAAACAAtttccacacaacaacaaaaacatcacagTTTCTTGACTATCATCATCACAGTACCTGCTCATGGTCCAGTAAGGGACTGCCAGGCTCGGAGTCGATGCAGTATGGAGAGAACTCACGAGGAGATCCTGAACCAGACTCCGAGGCTGGAGGTGACATCATCAGCATCTCTGGTTTCATCTCCACATCGTCAGACAGCACCACTGACTCTGAcagagaggaagtgggagagagccCAATGTGTTACGGCCCGTTCATGAACTGAAGTTGTGATGGATTAACTAGTAATAAATGGGGGACTTACTGTTCTTGCTGTTCATCTTGAGGGCCAGGTTCTCCTGCCGTAGTTTGTGGTTGACCTGCTGCAGGTATTTGATGTAGTCGATGGCTTTCCTCAGCACTCCTGACTTGTGCATCTGCGTACAAACACATTAGCAATGTGTCAGTGTACATTTGGTGAGAGTGCCCTATACGTACAACTCCATTCCTCTGACTTCCATGTACTCTAGGAAATACCAAGAGTCTGTGGTTTAGCATATAGCCTAATTAAGTTTGACACCTGTGAAACATTCAAATTGTTCCAGCATGCTCCTCTAAGTTTCTATCGGACTTGGACCACAAAATAAAactaaacccactgttcctgtaaGGTCAAAGATAATCAATATTGGATTATTGTATGACTTGGTTTTCCTGACCTTGGTGTCGCCGCCCATGACCAGGTCTCTCAGCTCCAGGATCTTGTCATTGATGGAGGAGCGGTACCTCTTCTCAATGATGTTGTGGGtggttctcctctccccctccttcatcACCCCCCCTGGACCCATCACCATCCCCATCCCATGGTCCATCACCTGCCTGTTCCCACCTACACAGTGGGAGGTGCCTGACGACAGCTGTTTGATGGGcagcttgtctccaccccccatcaTGACAGGCACAGTGGTCAGGATGTTACTGCCCATCAGAGTCTGAGGGAAGAGTTAAGGTAAAAGTCAGTGGTGACATATGAAACAGCTAAGATACTAAGGGGGACTGAGCAGAGAAGCATGTTAAATGGAATTATTTTCTCATCTCTATTTGAAGTACTTTTCAGTCCAAGTTCAGGWTTAATCTGMGTCTTTGTGACCGTCCKCATTAGACCCTGAYCAGAGAGAAWagaaagggagagagcgaagCAGACAGATAGTATAGAGACCTACCGGTACCTGTAGAGTCTGTGTCTGGATAGGATGGGTCAAGGTGGTGATCCCAGGGTTCTGCATGGTGGACAGAACCTGTGTCCCATCAGGTTTCAGGGTGGTCAGAACCAGATTCTCTGTCTTCAGAATCTGAGGCTGGTGGACCAGAAGCTGAGAGACCAGGGACACTGGATCAGTTACAACCAGTGATGCCATACACAACACAAGGTCTATGGTTACAACATGCTAGGATCTGCACATATTTAGAGAGACTTTATAAAGATTGGATGCAACTAGTTTTGATTAGGGACTCAAACATTGTAAAGTATGAAGCTTGATACTCACGGGTACCTGTTGAACCTGCTGTTGCATGGTGTGGACTGTAGGCGCGGTGGAGAGAGTCTGGATGGTCTGGCCCGTCTGCAGTAGTCTCTGGTGCTGGATGGTCATGGGTTGAACCTGTGGTGATGTCATTATGCTCTGCATCTGCGGTTGGAGGACTGTGGGYAAAAAGAGAGGTATGCAGTAAGGATACATTGTCAAAGAGCACCAGTCATATAGAAAAACACGTAGGGCTCTGAATATCTTCACATGATAAACATCTTTAAGTGCATTTCTAATGAATAACCACCATTTCCCAGTGACCTAAtcttttcagtaaaaaaaaagttgCTCTAACCTTGGAAGCTTGTAGTGGGACTCTGGTGGCAGATGACAGGGTTCTGGATAAAGCGGGACTGGCCGCCGCTGGATGTGATCATCACCGTCTGGGCCTGGGTCTGAATGGGCAGAGCCTGGTTGTGGGTCTGGACCAGGGTGTGCACAGGGAAGCTATGCGTCTGCATGGGGATGCTCTGGCTGTGGACCTGGATGGTGGGTTgctgctggggctggggctggatgGCCTGCATCTGGGGCCGGGGCTGGAGCAGGGGAGGGGCGCGGATCTGATGCTGCCCCGAAGAGAACGTCTGGACTGGGGTCTGTGGTGGGGTGAGGGGCAGGGARTGGGGGGCCAGTGTTTGGGTGGGGYTGAGGGTCACYTTGCTGTMCTGGTAAACTGTGGTAGTGGTCTGGGGTGTCTGTGGGGCTTGAGTGGGTGGGCGTGGGGTGGCCCCAGCACCATTCTGTAGGGAGCCCGCAGAGGCCATCTGGTCCTCAAAGAGGTCGGGGAAGTCCCCCACCTGGTTGCTGACAAACTGGAGCATCTCTAAGGAGAGAGAATAATTCAAGGGGTTCATGGTTGTGGGTGAGCTAAAATGCACTTTATACTTAGACATAAAATCAMGTGGAATGGCAATTGATTGACTAGACAACAAATTTGACTTTACATAGTTAGCATAAATTTGGTTATTAGACATAATCCATTGGTTAATATGGCCCTCTAATGAGGTAGGGCTTTATTGTTgcagtcaaatcaaatcttatttgtgccaaatacaacttaaccaacaacgcagttcaagaaatacaGAGTTAATAAActttttactaaataaactaaagtaaatcaaatcaaaaagtaacacaagaaatgtacataacaataaagaGGTGATATACAGGGGGTKCCGAGTTAATMTAAAGGGGTACAGAttagtagaggtaatttgtaaagtgactatgcatagataataaacagtgagtagcagcattgtaaatagggggaggggtcaatgtaaataatctggtggtcatttgattagttgttcagcggtcttatggcttgggggtagaagctgttaaggagccttttggtcctagacttgacgctccggtaccacttgctgtgcggtagcagagagaacagtctatgacttgggtgactggagtctctgacaattttttggtacttcctctgacaccgcctagtatttAGGTCCTGGatttcaggaagcttggccccagtgatgtactgggccgtacaacCTGTCACAAGGGGAGATCCACAACTAGGGACTTTTCTAACGCCTTCAAAGGCCTGCCTTAAGGTGCTGGACCTGGAGTTCCTATGCCTGCCCAAAATGATTCGTTTTAATGTCGTATAGAGTTTTTTAAACAATCTTTATTAAGAACTGTCATTTTATTGTGAGGAACTGGAGTTTCATCTGACATTTTTTCAGTTTTGTCCTCTTTTGTGAGTGAGGCATTGGAAGAGGCATTggtctgtggttgaatctgtgtttaaaattcactgctcgactgagggaccttacagataattgtatttgtggtgtacagagatgaggtagtcattcaaaaatcatgttaaacactattattgcatagaGTCATTTAAACttctgtgatttgttaagcacattttttacttctgaacttatttaggcttaccataacaaagggttgaatacttattgacttaaYAKAWWWKAWSWTMWWWTMTRTWAYMWAAAAAAAAWatatatatatatatttccgctttgacattacggggtattgtgtgcaggccagtgacacaaaatctaaatttaatcaattttcaattcaggctgtaataaaacaaactgtggaaaaagtcaaggggtgtgaatactttctgacggcaCTGCAGATTATTAACCTGCATTAGAAATTGGCCTTGAGTGAAGAGATCACAGAAAGAGGAGAAACCACAGTGACCTCCAGTAGAGATTTACAACAGTGACAATGCCATTTACTGCCAGGGCAAGGTCACTGAAGGAATTAAGAGGTTTATGGAGTAGCGGCCTTGGTTTGATACACTGCTACTGTTCCGGCATCGAGTCAAGGAAGAGAGCGCCAGCTAATGCTTATAGGAAAGCCTTCCCTGGcagaagcggtagagatactcttaatgatcggctatgaaaagccaactgacatttactcctgaggtgctgacttgctgcaccctcgacaactactgtgattattattatttgaccatgctggtcatttatgaacatttgaacatcttggccatgttctgttatagtctccacccggcacagccagaagaggactggccacccctcatagcctggttcctctctaggtttcttcctaggttttggcctttctagggagtttttcctagccaccgtgcttctacacctgcattgcttgctatttggggttttaggctgggtttctgtacagcactgagatatcagctgatgtaagaagggctatataaatacctTTGATTTGATTCCAACGACTAGCCCTGAAAAATGCCATGGTAATCTAGTACAGATGCCCTGAGAGACCACGAGAACGAGGTAAAAGAGCACCCTGGTAAGAACATTACTTCAGCTACTGGTGGAGTAGGTCTTGATTGTGGACAGTTGTACTGATAAGAGCAGTTGAACATGCTAAAGAAAACGAGTAGTTTCAAACCGGTCTTGCAAGAAATGAGAGAAGCCTACATGTTGAAACTGTTTTGAACGCCCTCTACTGCAGGGTGTGTTTAACACTTGTCCATTTATCGTAAGACCACAACGTCTCAACCATACTGGCATGGTAGGCTAAATGTTCTCATGTGGTTTACCATTGTCTGGGGTGCATAACAAGCCTGTGATCAGTGGGAAGAGGGTTCCATTTCTCATTATTCAAATGACAGCTTTACATTTGACAATATAATTTTGTCCAGTTTAAAACTGCTGCTGTTAGCAATACTGCCAAAATCCCTTCTCTAATGACAATGTCAAAGACATGTCACCTTATACAGAAAGCATGTCCAGAGCATGGGCTTCAAAGGACTTTGGCATGGTCTTATAGAT contains:
- the srebf2 gene encoding sterol regulatory element-binding protein 2 isoform X2, coding for MDSNVSGEYISTMENMDPTLSELGDEFTLGDIDEMLQFVSNQVGDFPDLFEDQMASAGSLQNGAGATPRPPTQAPQTPQTTTTVYQXSKVTLXPTQTLAPHSLPLTPPQTPVQTFSSGQHQIRAPPLLQPRPQMQAIQPQPQQQPTIQVHSQSIPMQTHSFPVHTLVQTHNQALPIQTQAQTVMITSSGGQSRFIQNPVICHQSPTTSFQVLQPQMQSIMTSPQVQPMTIQHQRLLQTGQTIQTLSTAPTVHTMQQQVQQLLVHQPQILKTENLVLTTLKPDGTQVLSTMQNPGITTLTHPIQTQTLQVPTLMGSNILTTVPVMMGGGDKLPIKQLSSGTSHCVGGNRQVMDHGMGMVMGPGGVMKEGERRTTHNIIEKRYRSSINDKILELRDLVMGGDTKMHKSGVLRKAIDYIKYLQQVNHKLRQENLALKMNSKNKSVVLSDDVEMKPEMLMMSPPASESGSGSPREFSPYCIDSEPGSPLLDHEQVKSEPGSPSSVGVMDRSRLLLCALTFFCLSLNPLPSLLGSEAQGSSGLTSAHGASRTLFSLPSQTQNFATWLWCLLPWLTVWMLSGVGAVWGCVRVLYLWEPVTPLHSPKSVSFWRQRKQADLHLNRGDYTAAMASLKTCLSVLTRALPTTSWDLLFSLSWNLIRYCLHHPTPLGWLVRQVGGKHKGEESKTSSRDAALVYHRLSQLQLTGKLPQRSGLWALSLSMSAVNLSESAQSKMAPAQQAQIYVTAATALRTVLGHHLSCLPGYLLSCAEGVASQSDSKPIPDCLHWLFTPLGRQFFLSCDWSVKSESREGVYTSQRDPADPIAQLHRCFCEKLLERAVHSLIQPHTDTEXDKPKNDSGEFSSALEFLQLLNSCTEESSSPPFXAPPNHTTMPVADPVSRWWALVLKAAAHWLQGDDVAVRSLLAEAERMPRALHTLDHPLPKAVLLLCKAVQMSLSPLKGEGAVASLSHCERASSYLRTSISVPLSAQPGNWLNKGVELLVCDLLLTLRTSLWQRGSSSNGEPGPAPSSQLAGFQRDLSSLRRLGQCYRQAQHKVFLHETTVRLMAGASPTRTHQLLEHSLRRRTNNPGYTTAEGDCVLGERERAHAILLACRHLPLPLLTPPGHRARLLAEAKRTLERVGDRRSLQDCQQILLRLSGGTTIAAS